A stretch of Rhizobium sp. TH2 DNA encodes these proteins:
- a CDS encoding phosphotransferase enzyme family protein translates to MSSLEEDLTKRAKRALGHWGLPDQVPQLLKYRENAVFRVTFADGGKAALRLHRPGYHSRAALMSELTWMADLRRQGVLVPEPIPYRDGGLLVAIDTGSDITQYADMIGWVEGDPLGESGRPLGRSRPELGAVFGAIGEQMARMHVAADGFHVPADFERPSWNEAGLLGDKPFWGRFWDCDGLDADDRAFLVRLRHALTRRLDAVSPSLDKGLIHADLVRENVFVNDGAVAFIDFDDCGFGFRLFDVATALLRNRREPDYPAMRDALLRSYAAVRPAMEEEFKYLPLFLLLRSLTYIGWAGARSDLPDSEERLKRYVAEARDLAARLENA, encoded by the coding sequence ATGAGTAGCCTCGAAGAAGACCTTACGAAGCGGGCCAAGCGGGCGCTCGGGCACTGGGGTCTGCCGGACCAGGTGCCACAACTCCTGAAATATCGTGAGAACGCGGTGTTCCGAGTCACATTCGCCGATGGCGGCAAGGCGGCGCTCCGGCTGCATCGACCGGGCTATCATTCGCGGGCGGCATTGATGTCTGAACTCACATGGATGGCGGATCTGCGGCGGCAGGGCGTTCTCGTGCCGGAGCCGATTCCGTATCGCGACGGCGGGCTTCTCGTCGCGATCGATACGGGCAGCGACATCACGCAATATGCGGACATGATCGGCTGGGTCGAAGGCGATCCACTGGGCGAGAGCGGGCGGCCGCTTGGCCGATCGCGTCCAGAACTCGGGGCGGTCTTTGGTGCAATCGGCGAACAGATGGCGCGCATGCATGTCGCGGCTGATGGCTTTCACGTGCCCGCAGATTTCGAGCGCCCATCATGGAACGAGGCAGGCCTTCTGGGTGACAAACCCTTCTGGGGGCGGTTCTGGGATTGCGATGGCCTCGATGCCGACGATCGGGCGTTTCTCGTCAGGCTTCGCCACGCTCTGACGCGTCGGCTAGATGCCGTGTCCCCGTCGCTGGACAAAGGCCTGATCCATGCCGATCTGGTTCGCGAGAATGTGTTCGTGAACGACGGTGCCGTTGCCTTCATCGATTTTGATGACTGCGGTTTTGGGTTCCGGCTGTTCGATGTCGCGACGGCGCTGTTGCGCAACCGCCGGGAGCCCGATTACCCAGCAATGCGCGATGCGTTGCTGCGAAGTTATGCTGCCGTGCGGCCGGCGATGGAGGAGGAATTCAAATATCTGCCGCTTTTCCTGCTGCTCAGGAGCCTGACCTATATCGGCTGGGCGGGCGCGCGGTCGGACTTGCCTGATAGCGAGGAAAGGCTGAAGCGATATGTTGCGGAAGCGCGGGATCTCGCCGCCCGGCTGGAAAATGCCTGA
- a CDS encoding aspartate aminotransferase family protein, whose product MSDNGALLARREKLLGRNMSTFYNDPVHLVKGEGVWVWDADGRKYLDCYNNVPHVGHCHPRVVEAICRQASTLNTHTRYLHEGILDYVERLTATFDPSLDTAILTCTGSEANDIALRMAQAVTGNTGVIATDHTYHGNTAAVSQLSTRMPPVGGYGGHVRHVPAPDGYRPLGGIPGEAFTDAWAAALEEAITSLKASPFGFSALIIDPFFANEGFPDLPVGFLNKAAEIVKREGGLMIADEVQPGFGRTGTHMWGHQRAGIVPDVVTLGKPMGNGHPIGGVVANSETLNAFRKAFRYFNTFGGNPVSCAAAMAVLDVLEDEKLQENARDVGAYAVGGLAHLAGKHAIIGNVRGSGLFFGAELVLDRAEKTPAADIATRVINEMRERGVLMGKLGVKQNATKIRPPMPFTKVNADFMLSTLDDVLSGL is encoded by the coding sequence ATGAGCGACAACGGCGCATTGCTGGCGCGGCGCGAGAAGCTGCTCGGCCGCAACATGTCGACCTTTTACAACGACCCGGTCCATCTGGTGAAAGGCGAGGGCGTCTGGGTCTGGGATGCGGACGGCCGAAAGTATCTCGACTGCTACAACAACGTGCCGCATGTCGGCCATTGCCATCCGCGCGTGGTCGAGGCGATCTGCCGGCAGGCTTCGACGCTGAACACCCATACGCGCTACCTGCACGAGGGCATTCTGGATTATGTCGAGCGGCTGACGGCGACATTCGATCCAAGTCTCGATACCGCGATCCTGACCTGCACCGGTAGCGAAGCCAACGACATTGCGCTGCGCATGGCGCAGGCGGTGACCGGCAATACCGGGGTGATCGCAACGGATCATACCTATCACGGCAATACCGCGGCCGTGTCGCAGCTCTCGACCCGCATGCCGCCGGTCGGCGGTTATGGAGGCCATGTGCGGCATGTACCGGCACCGGATGGCTATCGGCCACTGGGTGGGATTCCGGGCGAGGCCTTCACCGATGCCTGGGCGGCGGCGTTGGAGGAGGCGATCACGTCGCTTAAGGCCAGCCCGTTCGGTTTTTCAGCGCTCATCATTGATCCATTCTTCGCCAATGAGGGTTTTCCTGATCTTCCGGTTGGCTTCCTCAACAAGGCCGCCGAGATCGTGAAGCGGGAAGGCGGCCTGATGATCGCCGACGAGGTGCAGCCCGGATTCGGCCGCACAGGCACGCATATGTGGGGGCACCAGCGCGCCGGGATCGTTCCCGATGTCGTCACACTCGGCAAGCCGATGGGCAATGGGCATCCGATCGGGGGCGTCGTGGCTAACTCCGAGACGCTCAATGCCTTCCGCAAGGCGTTTCGTTATTTCAATACGTTCGGCGGCAACCCGGTCTCCTGTGCGGCGGCCATGGCCGTGCTTGATGTGCTCGAGGATGAGAAGCTGCAGGAGAATGCGCGGGACGTCGGCGCTTACGCGGTTGGCGGGCTCGCTCATCTGGCTGGGAAGCATGCGATCATCGGCAATGTGCGCGGCTCTGGCCTGTTCTTCGGCGCGGAGCTGGTGCTGGACCGAGCGGAGAAGACACCGGCGGCGGATATCGCAACGCGGGTGATCAACGAGATGCGCGAGCGCGGCGTGCTGATGGGCAAGCTCGGCGTCAAGCAGAATGCCACCAAGATCCGCCCGCCCATGCCCTTCACCAAGGTCAATGCGGATTTCATGCTATCCACGCTTGATGACGTACTGTCCGGTCTCTGA
- a CDS encoding aspartate aminotransferase family protein: MRDSNFLIENNARHLWHPMAHPAEMQAKPPKIINAAEGVEVIDIHGKKVLDAVGGLWNVNLGYSCEPVKQAIRDQLEELPYYSTFRGTTNSPLIELSWELAQFFKEDGMTRSFFTSGGSDSVETALRLARQFHKINGQPERTKFVALKKGYHGTHFGAASVNGNANFRRNYEPLLPGVIHLAAPFPYRNPFNTNDPAEIAAAIGRQFEDEVAFQGADTIAAFIMEPVLGAGGVIVPHETFMPLMREICDRHGILLIADEVICAFGRTGAWTGSRGWGVKPDMMTTAKAITNGYFPFGAVMISDKVAQVFEADKTTFGSIGHGYTYSGHPVGAAAALATLKETARFNVAANAAARGAELNAGLAQLKEKHELVGDVRGKGLMAALELVSDRAKKSGASKDAVAKVYETAYDEGVMVRTSGTNVIISPPLVITAADVQRIISALDAGLSAAEGK; encoded by the coding sequence ATGCGTGATTCCAATTTCCTGATCGAGAACAATGCCCGCCATCTCTGGCATCCGATGGCGCATCCGGCGGAGATGCAGGCCAAACCACCGAAGATCATCAATGCGGCGGAGGGCGTCGAGGTGATCGACATCCATGGCAAAAAGGTACTCGATGCCGTGGGCGGACTGTGGAACGTCAATCTCGGCTATTCCTGCGAGCCGGTGAAACAGGCGATCCGCGACCAGCTTGAAGAACTGCCCTATTACTCGACCTTTCGCGGCACGACCAATTCGCCGTTGATCGAGCTGTCCTGGGAACTGGCGCAGTTCTTCAAGGAGGACGGCATGACGCGTTCCTTCTTCACCTCGGGCGGCTCGGATTCGGTGGAGACGGCGCTGCGCCTGGCGCGGCAGTTCCACAAGATCAACGGTCAGCCGGAGCGCACCAAATTCGTGGCGCTTAAGAAGGGCTATCACGGCACCCATTTCGGCGCCGCGTCCGTGAACGGCAACGCCAATTTTCGTCGAAACTACGAACCGCTGCTGCCGGGCGTCATCCACCTCGCGGCTCCCTTTCCTTATCGCAATCCCTTCAATACGAATGATCCGGCCGAGATCGCAGCGGCAATCGGCCGCCAGTTCGAGGATGAAGTCGCCTTCCAGGGCGCCGATACGATCGCGGCCTTCATCATGGAGCCGGTGCTGGGTGCCGGTGGCGTGATCGTGCCGCATGAGACGTTCATGCCGCTGATGCGCGAGATCTGCGACCGCCACGGCATTCTGCTCATCGCCGACGAGGTGATCTGCGCCTTCGGCCGCACCGGCGCCTGGACCGGCTCACGCGGCTGGGGTGTGAAGCCCGACATGATGACCACGGCCAAGGCCATCACCAACGGCTATTTCCCCTTCGGCGCGGTGATGATTTCCGACAAGGTCGCCCAGGTGTTCGAGGCCGACAAGACGACATTCGGTTCGATCGGCCATGGCTATACCTATTCCGGCCATCCGGTCGGGGCGGCTGCGGCGCTCGCGACGCTCAAGGAGACAGCGCGTTTCAACGTCGCCGCCAACGCGGCTGCGCGCGGCGCCGAACTGAATGCAGGCCTTGCACAACTCAAGGAAAAGCACGAACTGGTTGGCGATGTCAGAGGCAAGGGGCTGATGGCGGCGCTGGAGTTGGTTTCCGATCGCGCCAAGAAAAGCGGGGCCTCGAAGGACGCCGTCGCGAAGGTCTATGAGACGGCCTATGATGAAGGCGTGATGGTGCGGACCTCGGGCACCAATGTCATCATCTCGCCGCCGCTGGTGATCACAGCTGCTGATGTGCAGCGGATTATCTCGGCGCTCGACGCCGGCCTGTCGGCCGCGGAAGGCAAGTGA
- a CDS encoding HAD family hydrolase has product MYKALILDFGGVVTRTMFETHNITERALGLPEGTLTWRGPFDTATDPLWRAMQAREISERDYWMTRTREVGQLLGEDWSDMKTFIQRARGADAELVMRPEARDAILKVKQAGLKLAILSNELDLFYGVEFRQRFPLIELFDVIVDATYTGILKPDPRAYEQVLAELGLDRENCVFVDDQKKNIEGAEAVNLPHVHFDVTRPAESYAQAIEMLGV; this is encoded by the coding sequence GTGTACAAAGCCCTGATCCTCGATTTCGGCGGCGTCGTCACGCGTACGATGTTCGAGACGCATAACATAACCGAACGCGCGCTTGGCTTGCCTGAGGGGACGCTGACATGGCGTGGGCCCTTCGACACGGCGACCGATCCGCTCTGGCGCGCCATGCAGGCGCGCGAGATTTCCGAGCGCGATTACTGGATGACTCGGACGCGCGAGGTTGGGCAATTGCTCGGCGAGGACTGGTCGGACATGAAGACTTTCATCCAAAGAGCGCGGGGCGCGGACGCGGAGTTGGTCATGCGCCCGGAAGCGCGGGATGCGATACTGAAAGTCAAACAAGCGGGGCTGAAGCTTGCCATCCTGTCCAATGAGCTTGACCTGTTCTACGGCGTCGAATTCCGCCAGCGCTTCCCGCTGATCGAGCTGTTCGACGTCATCGTCGATGCGACCTACACTGGTATCCTGAAGCCGGACCCGCGCGCCTATGAGCAGGTGCTGGCTGAGCTCGGGCTCGATCGTGAAAACTGCGTCTTCGTCGACGACCAGAAGAAGAATATCGAGGGTGCGGAGGCCGTGAACCTCCCTCACGTCCATTTCGACGTCACCCGCCCTGCCGAAAGCTATGCCCAAGCGATTGAGATGCTTGGCGTTTGA
- a CDS encoding Tm-1-like ATP-binding domain-containing protein, whose protein sequence is MSASARPSATLPNILVIGTGDTKSDELLFMADIIGKAGGLPVMVDVSVLGDPPYMPDYSRHDIAKAADVTMQQIIDSGDENSAMALMAQGASNLVRMLYDAGQVDGMIALGGSMGTDLALDAAAVLPLGVPKFVVSTIAYSHLLPPERISPDLMMILWAGGLYGLNPICRAVLSQACGAVVGAAKVGIKPENDRPLIGMTSLGSSCLKYMKYLKPELEKRGYDVAVFHSTGMGGRAYEAIAAQKGFAAVFDLCIQEVTNHHNGSVVTSGPDRMENAGRAGIPQIVAPGAVDMVDIQAWQTLPLQFVDRPYHAHNRLIGSVTTSPDGRREVARVIGLKLESATAPVAFILPSGGIQEWDQAGEPLYEPEALDAFLDEMRKTVPASAQFEEMDAHINSPEFAVKALEVFDRWVAEGVVPRGRT, encoded by the coding sequence ATGAGCGCAAGCGCCCGCCCATCTGCTACTTTGCCCAATATTCTGGTGATCGGCACCGGCGACACCAAGAGCGACGAATTGCTGTTCATGGCCGATATTATCGGCAAGGCCGGCGGATTGCCCGTGATGGTCGATGTCAGCGTGCTGGGCGATCCGCCCTACATGCCGGACTATTCCAGGCATGACATTGCCAAGGCGGCTGATGTCACGATGCAGCAGATCATCGACAGCGGTGACGAAAACAGCGCCATGGCGCTGATGGCGCAGGGTGCGTCCAACCTGGTGCGCATGCTTTACGATGCCGGGCAGGTCGATGGCATGATCGCGCTCGGCGGTTCGATGGGCACCGATCTGGCGCTCGATGCCGCGGCCGTGCTGCCGCTCGGCGTGCCAAAATTCGTCGTCTCGACCATTGCCTATTCGCATCTCCTGCCGCCGGAGCGGATCTCGCCGGATCTTATGATGATCCTCTGGGCCGGTGGGCTCTATGGGCTGAACCCGATCTGCCGTGCGGTGCTGTCGCAAGCCTGCGGCGCGGTTGTGGGCGCCGCAAAGGTCGGGATAAAGCCGGAGAATGACCGTCCGCTGATCGGCATGACCTCGCTCGGCTCGTCCTGCCTCAAATATATGAAATATCTCAAGCCCGAGCTCGAGAAGCGCGGCTATGACGTAGCGGTGTTCCATTCAACCGGCATGGGCGGTCGGGCGTATGAGGCGATCGCGGCGCAGAAGGGTTTTGCTGCGGTTTTCGATCTCTGCATTCAGGAAGTGACCAATCATCACAACGGTTCGGTGGTGACGTCAGGCCCGGACCGGATGGAAAATGCCGGCCGTGCGGGCATACCACAGATCGTAGCACCTGGCGCGGTCGACATGGTCGATATCCAGGCTTGGCAGACCTTGCCCCTGCAATTCGTCGACCGGCCGTATCATGCACATAATCGATTGATCGGCTCGGTCACCACATCACCCGATGGCCGCCGCGAGGTTGCCCGCGTCATCGGCCTGAAGCTCGAAAGCGCAACCGCCCCGGTCGCCTTCATCCTGCCCTCGGGCGGCATCCAGGAATGGGACCAGGCGGGTGAGCCGCTGTATGAGCCGGAAGCGCTCGACGCCTTCCTCGACGAGATGCGCAAGACCGTTCCCGCCTCGGCGCAGTTCGAAGAGATGGATGCGCATATCAACTCACCGGAATTCGCCGTAAAGGCGCTTGAAGTCTTCGACCGCTGGGTCGCCGAAGGCGTCGTGCCGAGGGGCCGGACATGA
- a CDS encoding IclR family transcriptional regulator, producing MGTIGKALTLLDILSGMEKECGLTEIALACGYDKATTRRFLVELEKQGFVEQTSESRKYRLGAALLRLARIREQRYPFLRTAMEFVRELADLTGETVHLSEFSNGRLSNVHVEESTRAHRVFVRIGTILPFHATASGLAFLAASSSDVIEAELAKPLQSFTDHTLTDADEVRRRIEETRALGYSISRQGMEAGVISVSAAICPPGGRPVGSITVAAPFVRTDDGRITEHGIAVSAAAQRISDALFGADRQVRPMMQSRRTG from the coding sequence ATGGGCACTATCGGCAAGGCACTGACACTGCTCGATATTCTCTCCGGGATGGAGAAGGAATGCGGTCTCACCGAGATCGCGTTGGCCTGTGGCTATGACAAGGCGACGACGCGTCGCTTCCTCGTCGAACTGGAAAAGCAGGGCTTCGTCGAGCAGACAAGCGAATCCCGGAAATATCGGTTGGGCGCGGCGCTGCTGCGGCTCGCGCGGATACGCGAACAGCGCTATCCGTTCCTCCGGACGGCGATGGAATTCGTCAGGGAACTCGCAGATCTGACGGGCGAGACGGTCCATCTTTCGGAATTCTCGAATGGAAGGCTTTCAAACGTTCATGTCGAGGAATCGACGAGGGCGCACCGCGTCTTCGTGCGTATCGGAACCATATTGCCGTTCCATGCGACCGCTTCGGGGCTTGCGTTTCTTGCGGCTTCTTCCTCCGACGTGATCGAAGCGGAGCTCGCAAAACCGCTCCAGTCCTTCACCGATCATACCTTGACCGATGCCGATGAGGTGCGGAGGCGCATCGAAGAGACGAGGGCTCTGGGTTACTCCATCAGCAGGCAGGGCATGGAGGCGGGCGTGATCAGCGTCTCGGCCGCGATCTGCCCCCCGGGCGGACGACCTGTCGGAAGCATCACGGTCGCTGCACCCTTTGTCCGCACCGATGACGGCAGGATCACGGAACATGGCATTGCGGTTTCCGCCGCCGCTCAACGAATTTCAGACGCACTTTTCGGGGCCGACCGGCAGGTTCGCCCCATGATGCAATCGAGGAGGACCGGTTGA
- a CDS encoding aldehyde dehydrogenase, with protein MQDKIDHLRTLPIPAQSLFIGGAWQASRNGATMEVISPIDGTVLTTIADAGADDVDLAVAAARAAFEKGAWSKAAPAERKKILLRIADLIDKHALELAVLGVRDNGTEISMALKAEPGSAAGTFRYYAEAIDKVYGEIAPTAENVLGLIHRAPIGVVAAIVPWNFPMMIGAWKVAPALAAGNSVVLKPAEGASLTLLRLAELCAEAGLPEGVFNVVTGRGAVSGEALGLHMDIDVLAFTGSGPVGRRLLEYSARSNLKRVYLELGGKSPNVVFADAPSIDQAAKVSAYGIFRNSGQVCIAGSRLLVERSIHEEFSEKVAKIAAGMKLGDPLQLTTEAGAISSEIQLKKDLGFAEQALAEGATLRTGGERILQETGGFYMQPTVFDVTPDMTLAKEEAFGPILSVIPFNTEDDALRIANATEYGLASAVWTANLSRAHRMVRDIKAGVVHVNTYGGADNTVPLGGVKQSGNGHDKSLHALDKYVDLKTAWIQL; from the coding sequence ATGCAGGACAAGATCGATCACCTCCGTACGCTGCCGATCCCGGCGCAATCGCTGTTCATCGGCGGCGCATGGCAGGCCTCCAGGAATGGCGCGACGATGGAAGTCATCTCGCCGATCGACGGCACTGTCCTGACCACGATCGCCGATGCGGGTGCCGATGACGTCGACCTCGCCGTCGCGGCCGCACGCGCCGCCTTCGAGAAGGGCGCGTGGTCGAAAGCCGCGCCGGCCGAGCGCAAGAAGATCCTGCTCAGGATCGCCGACCTGATCGACAAGCACGCACTGGAACTTGCAGTCCTCGGCGTGCGCGACAACGGCACCGAAATCTCGATGGCGCTGAAGGCAGAACCCGGCAGCGCGGCCGGCACCTTCCGCTATTACGCCGAGGCCATCGATAAGGTCTATGGCGAGATCGCGCCGACGGCCGAAAATGTGCTCGGCCTTATCCACCGCGCGCCGATCGGCGTAGTCGCCGCGATCGTGCCGTGGAATTTCCCGATGATGATCGGAGCCTGGAAGGTCGCGCCAGCACTTGCGGCAGGCAATTCGGTGGTTCTGAAGCCCGCCGAGGGCGCGTCGCTGACCCTGCTAAGGCTCGCCGAACTCTGTGCCGAGGCCGGCCTGCCCGAAGGCGTGTTCAATGTCGTCACCGGCCGCGGCGCCGTCTCCGGCGAGGCGCTCGGCCTGCATATGGACATCGACGTCCTCGCGTTTACTGGCTCCGGCCCGGTTGGGCGGCGCCTGCTCGAATATTCCGCCCGCTCCAATCTCAAGCGCGTCTATCTCGAACTCGGCGGCAAGTCGCCCAACGTGGTCTTCGCCGATGCGCCCAGCATCGACCAGGCGGCAAAAGTTTCGGCCTATGGCATCTTCCGCAATTCCGGCCAGGTCTGCATCGCCGGCTCGCGCCTGCTCGTCGAGCGATCGATCCATGAGGAATTCTCCGAGAAAGTCGCCAAGATCGCCGCCGGAATGAAACTCGGCGATCCGCTCCAACTCACCACCGAAGCCGGCGCGATCTCCAGCGAGATTCAGCTCAAGAAAGATCTCGGCTTCGCCGAACAGGCGCTCGCGGAGGGCGCTACGCTCCGGACGGGCGGCGAGCGCATCCTACAGGAAACCGGCGGCTTCTATATGCAGCCGACAGTCTTCGACGTCACGCCCGACATGACGCTGGCGAAGGAAGAGGCGTTCGGCCCAATCCTCTCAGTCATCCCCTTCAACACCGAGGATGACGCGCTCCGCATCGCAAACGCGACGGAGTACGGCCTCGCCTCCGCCGTCTGGACCGCCAACCTCTCGCGTGCCCACCGCATGGTGCGCGACATCAAGGCCGGGGTTGTCCACGTCAACACCTATGGCGGCGCCGACAACACCGTGCCGCTCGGCGGTGTCAAGCAATCCGGCAACGGCCACGACAAGTCGCTGCATGCCCTGGACAAATACGTCGATCTGAAAACGGCCTGGATTCAGCTCTGA
- a CDS encoding SDR family NAD(P)-dependent oxidoreductase: protein MRYRDKTAVITGGGTGIGAAVARRLASEGANLVLVGRRREPLEVIAGETGAAIVQADAADGAVMGKATAGIIERFGGIDVLVANAGGHGAGATTEMSDETWALATRLNLDTAFVSARACLPSLIERKGAIVVVSSIAGLFAAPEAIGYITMKHALIGLAKSLARDYGRKGVRTNTVCPGWVRTPMADDEMQMIIEMHGLKSLDEAYVLVTKDVPLGRAALPEEVANAIAFLASAEASMINGAVLAIDGGAGTVDLPTLAFQS from the coding sequence ATGCGTTACAGGGACAAAACCGCAGTGATCACTGGTGGCGGCACCGGCATCGGCGCAGCAGTTGCGCGTCGGTTGGCGAGTGAGGGTGCCAACCTTGTGCTGGTCGGTCGGCGGCGTGAACCGCTGGAGGTCATCGCTGGCGAAACAGGCGCGGCGATCGTTCAGGCCGACGCCGCTGACGGCGCTGTCATGGGCAAGGCGACGGCAGGCATCATAGAGCGCTTTGGCGGGATCGACGTACTGGTCGCCAATGCCGGTGGACACGGGGCAGGCGCGACCACCGAGATGTCAGATGAGACTTGGGCGCTCGCCACGCGTCTTAATCTCGATACGGCATTCGTCAGCGCGCGTGCCTGCCTGCCGTCGCTCATCGAACGCAAGGGCGCGATTGTTGTCGTATCCTCGATCGCCGGGCTCTTCGCTGCGCCCGAGGCCATCGGCTATATCACGATGAAGCACGCGTTGATCGGCCTGGCCAAGTCGCTCGCCCGTGACTATGGTCGCAAGGGTGTCAGGACCAATACGGTCTGCCCGGGCTGGGTACGGACGCCGATGGCGGACGACGAAATGCAGATGATTATCGAGATGCATGGCCTCAAATCGCTCGATGAGGCCTATGTGCTGGTCACCAAGGACGTGCCGCTCGGGCGTGCGGCGTTGCCCGAGGAAGTGGCCAATGCCATCGCCTTCCTCGCATCGGCCGAGGCATCGATGATCAACGGCGCGGTGCTGGCGATCGATGGCGGTGCCGGCACGGTGGATCTACCGACGCTGGCTTTTCAGAGCTGA
- a CDS encoding flavin reductase produces MEEAISKTEFRNAMARVCAPVNVITTNGPAGKGGFTATAMCSVTDEPPTLLVCMNGRSAQCGLFLENRRFCVNVLADDHQELAGYFAGKQSDMSARYAAAKWLDMPSGSQALADAMVSFDCRLAEARLVGTHHVFIGQVLGIRSRVDGNALVYFDRNYINVPSQVGSFGG; encoded by the coding sequence ATGGAGGAGGCCATATCCAAGACCGAGTTCCGCAATGCCATGGCACGTGTCTGCGCCCCGGTGAATGTCATCACGACCAATGGCCCGGCAGGAAAAGGCGGCTTCACCGCCACGGCGATGTGCAGCGTCACGGATGAGCCGCCGACGCTGCTGGTCTGCATGAACGGCCGCTCTGCGCAATGCGGCCTTTTCCTCGAAAACAGACGCTTCTGCGTCAACGTGTTGGCCGACGATCATCAGGAACTGGCCGGCTATTTCGCCGGCAAGCAATCCGACATGTCGGCGCGATATGCGGCGGCCAAATGGCTCGACATGCCGTCGGGCAGTCAGGCGCTGGCCGATGCGATGGTTTCCTTCGATTGCCGGCTCGCCGAGGCACGGCTGGTGGGGACGCATCACGTCTTCATCGGTCAGGTGTTGGGCATCCGATCGCGTGTCGACGGCAATGCGCTCGTCTATTTCGACCGCAACTACATAAACGTGCCGAGCCAGGTCGGTAGCTTTGGAGGGTAA
- a CDS encoding 4-hydroxyphenylacetate 3-hydroxylase family protein, with protein sequence MTVHDQHTFARPEDVRADKTRPFTGAEYLASLRDGREVYINGERVTDVTAHPSMRNSVRSLARMYDALHAEKTKERLTSPTDTGNGGYTHKYFRVAKSSAELVAQQGAIADWARMSYGWMGRTADYKAALMNTLGANADWYGQFKDNALAWHKRSQESVLFMNHAIVNPPIDRHKPADQVKDVFVHITKETDAGIYVSGAKVVATSSALTHYNFLAQSSATVTEDPSLSVMFIVPMNAPGIKMFCRVSYEQTANTVGTPFDYPLSSRFDENDAILVLDNVFIPWEDVLVLRDAPKILSFHPASGFMHGYCFQGCTRFAVKLDFLAGLLAKALRATGGDAFRGNQAALGEVIALRHMFWSFSNAMAYNPQPWASGAVLPNLEAALSYRTFMSEAYPRVIDTVRRVIASGLIYLPSSVKDFNNPEIDRYLAQYVRGSNDMGHVERIKIMKLLWDATGTEFGGRHALYELNYAGAPEEVRLQVLKGAERGGRLREMEALVDQCMSDYDENGWTGETWLPPLNG encoded by the coding sequence ATGACGGTCCACGACCAACACACTTTCGCCCGCCCCGAGGATGTGCGCGCCGACAAGACGCGGCCTTTCACCGGCGCCGAATATCTCGCCTCGCTGCGCGATGGCCGCGAGGTCTATATCAATGGCGAGCGCGTCACCGACGTCACCGCTCATCCTTCAATGCGCAACTCCGTCCGTTCGCTCGCGCGGATGTATGACGCGCTGCATGCCGAGAAGACCAAGGAGCGCCTGACTTCGCCGACCGATACCGGCAACGGCGGCTACACCCACAAATATTTCCGCGTCGCCAAATCCTCCGCCGAACTGGTCGCCCAGCAGGGCGCGATCGCCGACTGGGCGCGGATGTCCTATGGCTGGATGGGCCGCACCGCCGACTACAAGGCCGCGTTGATGAACACGCTCGGCGCCAATGCCGACTGGTACGGGCAATTCAAGGACAATGCGCTGGCCTGGCACAAGCGCTCGCAGGAATCCGTGCTGTTCATGAATCATGCGATCGTCAATCCGCCTATCGATCGCCATAAGCCGGCAGACCAGGTCAAGGATGTCTTCGTCCATATCACCAAGGAAACCGATGCCGGCATCTATGTCTCGGGCGCCAAGGTGGTGGCGACCTCGTCGGCGCTGACGCATTACAATTTCCTCGCCCAGAGCTCGGCGACCGTCACAGAAGATCCGTCGCTCTCGGTCATGTTCATCGTGCCGATGAATGCGCCCGGCATCAAGATGTTCTGCCGCGTCTCCTACGAGCAGACGGCCAACACGGTCGGCACGCCCTTCGACTATCCGCTGTCGTCGCGCTTTGACGAGAACGATGCGATCCTGGTGCTCGACAATGTCTTCATCCCCTGGGAGGACGTGCTGGTCCTACGGGATGCCCCGAAGATCCTGTCCTTCCATCCGGCCTCTGGTTTCATGCATGGCTATTGCTTCCAGGGTTGCACCCGCTTCGCGGTGAAGCTCGATTTCCTTGCCGGCCTGCTGGCCAAAGCACTGCGCGCCACCGGTGGTGACGCCTTCCGTGGCAACCAGGCAGCACTCGGCGAAGTGATCGCGCTTCGGCACATGTTCTGGAGCTTCTCCAATGCCATGGCCTACAATCCGCAGCCCTGGGCCAGTGGCGCGGTGTTGCCCAACCTGGAGGCCGCGCTCTCTTATCGCACCTTTATGTCGGAGGCATATCCGCGGGTGATCGACACCGTGCGCCGGGTCATCGCCTCGGGCCTCATCTATCTGCCGTCCTCTGTCAAGGACTTCAACAATCCCGAGATCGACCGCTATCTTGCCCAATATGTCCGCGGCTCCAACGACATGGGCCATGTCGAGCGCATCAAGATCATGAAGCTGCTCTGGGACGCCACGGGCACCGAATTCGGTGGTCGGCATGCACTCTATGAGCTCAACTATGCCGGCGCGCCCGAGGAGGTGCGGCTACAGGTGCTCAAGGGCGCCGAACGTGGCGGCAGGCTCCGCGAAATGGAAGCGTTGGTCGACCAATGCATGAGCGATTATGACGAAAACGGCTGGACCGGCGAGACCTGGCTGCCGCCCCTGAACGGTTGA